The sequence TTAAAAAAATGATTCCGGAAATTGCTTAAAAAGTGGCAACTTTAAACCGGAATGGGTGGCAACTTTCGTCCGGAATCACTGGCAACTTTGAACCGGAATGGGTGGCAACTTTCATCCGGATTTTCTAGACTGGGGAGATGTCCTTTCCATTTTATTGTAAACAAGTATCGAAAAATGGCTCCACGATCATGGTTTCGCAAACAAGCAGTTTACTTAAAACAGAAATAATAACTGGTTCTACCGGTATTACCAATAAGCAAGTTAGTTATCTTCAAGATACTTATTGATAACCGGTAAGAAAAGAGGACCATAAACCTCCATTTTCTTCTCTCCAACCCCTGAAACAAGTAGAAATTCATCATTGTTTCTGGGCTTTAAGAGGGACATATCTTTAAGCGTCTTATCTGAAAAAATGATATAGGGAGGAATATGATTCTCTTGAGCAATCTCGGTTCGTTTCTCTTTCAGCAGCTTTATTAGAGCTCTATCCTTGAATCCTCCACGGTCCAAGAGGTCGTCTCTGGAAGGCCCTTCTGGTTCTTTTGAAGCAGAGGTTTCGCTAATGAAGAAATCAACCCTGCCATAGAGGATGTTCTGTCCCAATTCTGTCATACAGAGAACATTGTATCGGTCACTATCCTGAAAAATTGCTTGTTGCCCGATTAGCTCATTGATGATACCACGCCACCATTTCTTGCTTTTGTCTTTACCTACACCAAAAGTCTTTAGCTCATTATGGTTTCTGGCACGGATCTTCTCTGTATCGGCTCCCCAGACAATGTCGATGATATGATTGATACCAAACCCCTGATTGGTTCGAGCAATGGCAGAGAGAACCTTTTGAGCGTCCACAGTAGCTTCTACTTTTTCAGTGATATCATTACAGACATCACAGTTTCCACATTCTCCATTATGAACCTCTCCAAAGTATTCCAGAATCTGTTTTCTACGACATACATTGACGGTTGAAAAACGGACAAGACTGTTAAGATTTTCTTTGCATTTAACCTGTTCTTGGGGGTCTTCAATCTGGTCAATGAAGTAGTTTTGTTTCGCAATATCTCCAGTTCCAAAAAAGAGAACACAGTTAGAATCCAGGCCATCCCGTCCAGCACGTCCCGTCTCCTGGTAATAGCCTTCCATGCTCTTGGGTAGATCACCATGGACAACGTATCGGATGTTGTTCTTATTTATGCCCATTCCAAATGCAGTAGTTGCGCATATGACATCCACTTCATCATTGTTGAATAGTTCCTGATTCCTGGTTCTTTCTTCTTTATTTAAACCTGCATGATAGTGGAGAGCTTTGATGCCACGCTTTTTCAAATGGGCTGCTGTTTTTTCTACATCCTTCCTGCTAATACGATATACAATACCTGATTCTTCTGGATGATTCTTGATGAATGCAGATATCTGGGAGAGAACTTCTGTCTTTGGTCTGACTTGGTAATTAAGTTCTTTACGGTCAAAAGATGCCCGAACCGTGAGTGGTTTTTTAAGCTTCAACAAGCGGATAATATCATCCTGTACTTTGTTGGTCGCAGTCGCTGTAAAAGCAGCCATAGGTACATCAGGGAAGTTGTCTCGAATCTGGGATAAAAATAGATAGTCAGGTCGAAAATCATGTCCCCATTCAGAAAGGCAATGAGCCTCATCGATGGCAAAGAAAGCTACTTTGAGCTCATGCAATCTGTCGATATAACCTTCAACAGCCAATCGTTCAGGAGATAGGTACAACAGCTTGATTTCATTTCTATAGAGTCGAGAGTAGATCTCGGATATGTCATCCTTTTTCAGGGTACTGTTGAGGAAAGCTGCTGGAATACCTTTGGAAATGGCATCATCAACCTGGTCCTTCATTAAAGCGATAAGCGGACTGATGACGACTGTTAGTCCATCAAACATCAATCCGGGAATCTGATAACAGAGACTCTTTCCTCCACCTGTCGGCATGGAAGTAAAAACATCCTTCCCGGACATAATGGCGGTGATAACATCTATCTGGTTATCCCTGAATGAACTGTAACCGAATACAGATTTGAGTATCTTTTTTGCTTCTTTCTTCGTTTGAATATTACTTAACAATGACCTCATGTCTCCAATTAAATAGGGATGAAGGGCCATCCCAAAGTACATCTAAACACTGTATTATATCATCATAAAAACTAAACCTGACTATGTTTTGACCGTGTGCCGAATCAAGCTGTAGGGTCAGTCTTTTATGTTTTACATAACTTTCTACCCCATGCCGAATGCGATTGTGGCACAAATTACCTGGGCATCATCGTTGTTGAACTTCTCCTGGTTCTCTGCCCGAAGGGCCTGAGATAGGCCTGCGTGGTAGGGGAGGGCTTTGATCCCCTTCCCGCTGAGATGGGCTGCTGTCTTTTCCACATCCTTCCGACTTGTTCTGTATACGATTCCCGCCTGACCCTCATGGTCTTTGATAAAGCTGTATATCTGGGGAAGAGCCTTTACTTTCCGGTCCACCCGGTAGAAGAGTTCTTTCCTGTTAAAGGAGGCACGGACCTGGAACGGTGAGTTCAGTTTGAGAATTCGGACTATATCATCTTGTACTTTTTTCGTAGCCGTAGCGGTGAATGCGGCAATGGGAATATCCGGAAAGGCATCCCTCAGACGGGCCAGGCTAAGGTAGTCAGGGCGGAAGTCATGACCCCATTCGGAAAGACAATGAGCCTCATCCACAGCAAAAAAATGGATAGGGAGTTCCTTCAGCTTCTCCATGTATCCATCCAGAGCCAGTCGCTCGGGGGAAATATACAGAAGCTTGAGTTCTCCGGCATAGAGCCTGGCATAGATAGCCGCTGCCTCTTTAGCCTTTAATGTACTGTTTATAAAGGCCGCTGGAATTCCTGACTCCACAGCAGCATCCACCTGATCTTTCATAAGGGCGATAAGGGGACTGACAACAAGGGTGAGCCCTTCCATGCATAGAGCAGGTACCTGATAACAGATAGATTTACCGCCACCTGTGGGCATGGAGGCAAATACATCTTTACCATCCAGTACAGCCTCAATGATCTCTGCCTGATTCGGTCTGAAGCTGTCGTAGCCGAAGCGGCTCTGTAATATGCTGAGGGGAGTATTCATCGTTACTGATACTACCTGAATATCCGGCTTCCTGCATCAAGGATACATAAGGTTTTTGAAATTTTCAGATCAAATAATCTTCTATGGTTTCAGACAAATATTGCAGTCTCTCTGCAATGTGGCTGCTGACTGATTTAAAACGTTCTTTTTTTGATTGATTCCTATCAAAAGAGTTAAAATCAATTGGATCTCCAGGGAGAAGAAGGGCACGACGCATCTCAGGGGTATAGCGTGTTCCGATATTACCACCTCTAAAGCGATTGACCACATCCATAATATTCAGTGCATACTCACAATGCCTGTTGTTCAGGGGAGTATCAGAAATGTATGAAGTATGGATATATTCAAGGACATCAACAATTTGAGAGCAGCGGACATAGAGTGCGGCCTTCAGACTGTTATAGTCGGATCTGCTTTTATCCCATGGAGAATATACTGCAGGATTGCTATTTTCAGGGTACCAGGCATCCACTCCTTTGTAACGGAGCTTGAATATCCTATCCAGAACTGATCCCGATCTCCTGATATTGGCAATCTTTTCTGCTTCTTTAAGAATGGTTTCATTTAATGTGGCTATCCTCATATCCAGATTATCAGCTTCTGCCCTGGATGGTGGAAAACTTTCTTCTAGGAGGGTCAGAGTTTTTTCTGTCATCTCTATAAGGAGGTCATAAGGATTCTGATTTCTACCGAATTCAGGCAGTGTCAGGCCGGTCTCTTTTATCCAGCGAAGCCGAACCTTTTGTATAAGGCTCTCTTTCCTTTCTCCATAGTCATAAGCCATTGCTACCGGAAGAAGCTGAACAGATCCATGCTCAGAAGCCCATTCGGCCATATGAATAATTCCCGGCTCCAGTTCTGCAGTCTTATGAGAGTGATAAGTCACCTGTCCTTCCGGAGCTAAAGCCATGGGGAATCGGTTCTCCTCCAGAGCCTTGCGGATATCATTGATAGATTCCCGGCAGAGTCCTCTGTTTATAACCGGAATATGACCCAGCCTTGGAAATATCCAGGCCGCCAGTGCTCCGGCCCAGTTGGGGACATCCTTACCATAGAGAAAGAGGGCATGGGGTCTCTTCTGGAATTTAATGCCAAGCTTGTGACCCTCAATTTCAGCTGTTTTATTCACTGCATACATCAGACTCGGTGCATCGGCCTTTTCGGAGTGACGGAAGAGTATTATCAGCCTGTTCTTCCCTTTCTGCTGGTCTTTAAGGGCTCTGCAGAAGGGGTCAGGATTGAATAGTTTTACTCCAGATATTTTTTCTCCCGTTTTCATATAAGCTTCTCTGCTAAGGTTCATTATCCCCAATGCAATGGGGCTGAAGCGGGGAGATATATATCCTTTGCTGAGGCGGGCGCTCTTTAGTTTCAGTTTCCTCAAGCCCCTTCGGGCTCCGGGTTAAGCATATTTTCATAATACTCTCTGTTGATGGGGAAGTTCATCAAAATCAGAATTCCGGCTATGTAGAAGAGGGCCGGGAAGGGCCCGCATATCAGTTTGATTCCAAGGATGGACCTGGATGACTGTACTGCATCGGGAACATAGTCAAAAATGCTGAGGAGCCAGCCGTTTAGTGCCAGAGCCATAGCCTGTCCTATCTTACTGCCGAAGGTCCATAGACTGGAAAATACTCCTTCTCTTCTTAAACCTCCGCTGTGAACAGAATCGTATTCGACTACATCCGGAAGGATTGAATGGGGCATCACATAGTGAGTGGAGAGTCCGATGCCTGTAGCTGTTATGATAAGAATTGCTGTTAATGCAGACCAGTTTCCTCCACTGTATGAGAAGAGGAGAACTCCCGCTGTCACTATGAGCATTCCGATATTGTAACAGTTCTTTTTTCCCAGTCGATGTGAAAGCTTTACCCAGAGAGGAATGAAGATAAGGCTTGTTGAAAGAAGTCCTATGAGCGCCAACTGAAAGAGAGCTTCATTGTTGAAAATGTATTTAAAGTAGTAGACCAGTGCTCCCTGTATCATGCTGGTTCCGGCAATAAACAGTGTCCATGGTATCAATGCCTGAAGGAAGACCTTCATGCCCAGTGCTTCCACATAGGTTTTTATAAAACCCTTACCCTGAACATCCTCTTTTTTATGAACGGGTTCACGGATTGTCCAGACAGTTATGAGAGCTGTAGCCATCATAACTGCTCCCAGAGCGGAGGCAATAATACTCCATCCTTTTTGGGGGTCTGGAAAGAGTCCCAGCAGAGGCATGACTGCTCCGGCACCGACAAAGGTTCCTAATACGGCAAAGCTCATTCTATACGCTGTAAGAAGGGTCCTGTCATCATAACTTCGGCTCAATTCCGGGAGGAGGGCCGTATAGGGAATATTTACCAGAGTATAGGCAGTACTGAGAAGACAGAAGTACAGAGTTGCAAGAACAAAGAGTTTTGTCTGACTGCTTTCTCCGTCCATGGAAAAAAGCAGGTACATGCTGATAAGGGAAAGGATTGATCCTACAACCATATAGGGGCGCCGTCTTCCCCAGGGGCTGATGGTTCTGTCTGAAGCATA comes from Oceanispirochaeta sp. M1 and encodes:
- the recQ gene encoding DNA helicase RecQ — encoded protein: MRSLLSNIQTKKEAKKILKSVFGYSSFRDNQIDVITAIMSGKDVFTSMPTGGGKSLCYQIPGLMFDGLTVVISPLIALMKDQVDDAISKGIPAAFLNSTLKKDDISEIYSRLYRNEIKLLYLSPERLAVEGYIDRLHELKVAFFAIDEAHCLSEWGHDFRPDYLFLSQIRDNFPDVPMAAFTATATNKVQDDIIRLLKLKKPLTVRASFDRKELNYQVRPKTEVLSQISAFIKNHPEESGIVYRISRKDVEKTAAHLKKRGIKALHYHAGLNKEERTRNQELFNNDEVDVICATTAFGMGINKNNIRYVVHGDLPKSMEGYYQETGRAGRDGLDSNCVLFFGTGDIAKQNYFIDQIEDPQEQVKCKENLNSLVRFSTVNVCRRKQILEYFGEVHNGECGNCDVCNDITEKVEATVDAQKVLSAIARTNQGFGINHIIDIVWGADTEKIRARNHNELKTFGVGKDKSKKWWRGIINELIGQQAIFQDSDRYNVLCMTELGQNILYGRVDFFISETSASKEPEGPSRDDLLDRGGFKDRALIKLLKEKRTEIAQENHIPPYIIFSDKTLKDMSLLKPRNNDEFLLVSGVGEKKMEVYGPLFLPVINKYLEDN
- a CDS encoding ATP-dependent DNA helicase RecQ — protein: MNTPLSILQSRFGYDSFRPNQAEIIEAVLDGKDVFASMPTGGGKSICYQVPALCMEGLTLVVSPLIALMKDQVDAAVESGIPAAFINSTLKAKEAAAIYARLYAGELKLLYISPERLALDGYMEKLKELPIHFFAVDEAHCLSEWGHDFRPDYLSLARLRDAFPDIPIAAFTATATKKVQDDIVRILKLNSPFQVRASFNRKELFYRVDRKVKALPQIYSFIKDHEGQAGIVYRTSRKDVEKTAAHLSGKGIKALPYHAGLSQALRAENQEKFNNDDAQVICATIAFGMG
- a CDS encoding 1-acyl-sn-glycerol-3-phosphate acyltransferase; the encoded protein is MRKLKLKSARLSKGYISPRFSPIALGIMNLSREAYMKTGEKISGVKLFNPDPFCRALKDQQKGKNRLIILFRHSEKADAPSLMYAVNKTAEIEGHKLGIKFQKRPHALFLYGKDVPNWAGALAAWIFPRLGHIPVINRGLCRESINDIRKALEENRFPMALAPEGQVTYHSHKTAELEPGIIHMAEWASEHGSVQLLPVAMAYDYGERKESLIQKVRLRWIKETGLTLPEFGRNQNPYDLLIEMTEKTLTLLEESFPPSRAEADNLDMRIATLNETILKEAEKIANIRRSGSVLDRIFKLRYKGVDAWYPENSNPAVYSPWDKSRSDYNSLKAALYVRCSQIVDVLEYIHTSYISDTPLNNRHCEYALNIMDVVNRFRGGNIGTRYTPEMRRALLLPGDPIDFNSFDRNQSKKERFKSVSSHIAERLQYLSETIEDYLI
- a CDS encoding MFS transporter, with amino-acid sequence MSKLSMKTKLGFGVGDLGGNLFFTFIGFYLLYFLTDVLGLSAALAGTTLMIGKIWDAVTDPVTGYASDRTISPWGRRRPYMVVGSILSLISMYLLFSMDGESSQTKLFVLATLYFCLLSTAYTLVNIPYTALLPELSRSYDDRTLLTAYRMSFAVLGTFVGAGAVMPLLGLFPDPQKGWSIIASALGAVMMATALITVWTIREPVHKKEDVQGKGFIKTYVEALGMKVFLQALIPWTLFIAGTSMIQGALVYYFKYIFNNEALFQLALIGLLSTSLIFIPLWVKLSHRLGKKNCYNIGMLIVTAGVLLFSYSGGNWSALTAILIITATGIGLSTHYVMPHSILPDVVEYDSVHSGGLRREGVFSSLWTFGSKIGQAMALALNGWLLSIFDYVPDAVQSSRSILGIKLICGPFPALFYIAGILILMNFPINREYYENMLNPEPEGA